The Pantoea sp. At-9b genome includes a window with the following:
- a CDS encoding MarC family NAAT transporter: protein MLDLFKAVGLGLVVILPLANPLTTVALFLGLAGDMNFSERNRQAFQASVYVFLIMMVAWYAGSAVLHTFGISIPGLRMAGGLIVAFIGFRMLFPAKPVGHSVEAEHKQDELDASDNPRETVNIAFVPLAMPSTAGPGTIAMIISSASTVRSGVDFPAWVIATAPVLTFLLVAVILWISLRSSGAIMKLVGKGGIEAISRLMGFLLVCMGVQFIINGVLEVIHTYH, encoded by the coding sequence ATGCTGGATTTGTTTAAAGCCGTCGGCCTCGGGCTGGTGGTCATTCTTCCCCTCGCCAACCCCCTCACCACCGTGGCCCTGTTTCTTGGCCTCGCCGGTGATATGAATTTCAGTGAGCGCAATCGTCAGGCTTTTCAGGCCTCGGTGTATGTTTTCCTGATTATGATGGTGGCCTGGTACGCCGGTAGCGCGGTGCTCCATACCTTTGGTATCTCTATCCCGGGTTTGCGCATGGCGGGCGGCCTGATCGTGGCGTTTATCGGTTTTCGCATGCTCTTCCCGGCGAAACCGGTCGGTCATTCGGTCGAAGCAGAGCATAAACAGGACGAACTGGACGCCAGCGACAATCCACGTGAAACGGTGAACATTGCGTTTGTCCCACTGGCGATGCCCAGCACTGCCGGTCCGGGCACCATTGCCATGATTATCAGCTCAGCATCCACAGTGCGAAGTGGCGTCGATTTCCCGGCATGGGTCATCGCCACCGCTCCGGTGCTGACCTTCTTGCTGGTCGCGGTGATTTTGTGGATCTCGCTGCGCAGTTCTGGCGCTATCATGAAACTGGTGGGGAAAGGCGGTATTGAGGCGATTTCACGCCTGATGGGCTTCTTGCTGGTGTGTATGGGCGTGCAGTTTATTATCAACGGCGTGCTGGAAGTGATTCATACCTACCATTGA
- a CDS encoding DUF2501 domain-containing protein — translation MTKTTQRVIWGWGIAALLVAGSASAASWQDQLSSAASQLSQQNSSTSGTSSEGMSLSSITGLLNGGDKAVSANSMTNAAGVMQYCVEHNVVKNNVQSVKDQVLGKLGLSSTTAQEQKTDYQQGLQGLLNTGNGQQLNLESLSNSTMGEKLKTKACDVVLKQGKKYIGM, via the coding sequence ATGACTAAAACAACACAACGCGTGATTTGGGGATGGGGTATTGCTGCGTTACTGGTTGCAGGTAGCGCATCAGCAGCGAGCTGGCAGGATCAACTGAGCAGCGCCGCTTCGCAGTTGAGTCAACAGAACAGCAGCACCAGCGGTACGTCGAGCGAAGGGATGTCACTTTCTTCAATCACCGGCTTGCTGAATGGTGGGGATAAAGCCGTCAGCGCCAACAGCATGACCAATGCAGCAGGCGTGATGCAGTACTGCGTTGAACACAATGTAGTGAAAAACAACGTGCAGTCGGTGAAAGATCAGGTGCTGGGCAAACTTGGCCTGAGCAGCACCACCGCACAAGAGCAGAAAACCGATTACCAGCAGGGTCTGCAAGGCTTGCTCAACACCGGTAACGGCCAGCAGCTGAACCTGGAGAGCCTGAGCAACTCCACCATGGGCGAAAAGCTGAAGACCAAAGCCTGTGATGTGGTACTGAAGCAAGGTAAGAAATACATCGGCATGTAA
- a CDS encoding nickel/cobalt transporter: protein MLTRSLTRDWRIPIAGLLILTLLFIATTLYTHWPAFLQWSLATQISLHRRLVTYLLQLNSHDYTGGIWLLGGAFIYGVLHAIGPGHGKFIVTTYLSTNKESQLAARVVPLLGSLMQGISAILFVYILAVGFNLAAGDLSTSRWYVEKISALLIGAFGAFVIWQTLRQQRPRKWTISAIKPLHQHPEQCGCGHHGVGADLTHADWKTRVGVVLAIGARPCSGAIMILLFANTLGIVSWGIAAVMTMALGTAMSILGLSLAVRYARNRTVTFFSRDNENTRWLIPVARIVGGMIIILFAAVLFLTVIPVSANGDYIAAGC, encoded by the coding sequence ATGCTAACTCGCTCCCTCACCCGTGACTGGCGCATTCCCATCGCAGGACTCCTCATCCTGACGTTGCTGTTCATCGCCACCACGCTCTACACCCACTGGCCGGCATTCCTGCAATGGAGCCTCGCCACGCAAATCTCGTTGCACCGCAGGCTGGTGACCTACCTGTTGCAACTCAACAGCCACGACTATACCGGCGGGATATGGCTGCTGGGGGGCGCATTCATTTATGGCGTGCTGCATGCGATTGGGCCGGGGCATGGCAAATTTATCGTCACCACGTATCTCAGTACCAATAAAGAAAGCCAGCTGGCGGCGCGTGTGGTCCCTCTGCTGGGCAGTCTGATGCAGGGCATCAGCGCCATTCTGTTTGTCTATATTCTGGCCGTCGGTTTTAATCTGGCAGCGGGCGATCTCAGTACCAGCCGTTGGTATGTGGAAAAAATCAGCGCGCTGCTGATTGGTGCTTTTGGCGCGTTTGTTATCTGGCAGACGCTGCGCCAGCAACGGCCACGAAAATGGACCATCAGCGCAATAAAACCGCTGCATCAGCACCCGGAACAATGCGGCTGTGGGCATCACGGTGTCGGCGCGGATTTGACCCACGCAGACTGGAAAACCCGGGTCGGTGTGGTGCTGGCGATTGGCGCGCGGCCCTGTAGCGGTGCAATTATGATTCTGCTGTTTGCCAATACGTTGGGAATTGTCAGTTGGGGCATTGCCGCCGTGATGACCATGGCACTGGGGACCGCCATGTCGATTCTGGGGCTGTCGCTGGCGGTACGTTATGCCCGGAACCGCACCGTGACCTTCTTCAGTCGCGACAACGAAAACACCCGTTGGTTAATCCCGGTGGCAAGGATTGTGGGTGGTATGATTATCATCCTGTTTGCTGCCGTGTTGTTCCTCACCGTGATCCCGGTCAGTGCCAACGGGGATTATATCGCCGCCGGATGCTAG
- a CDS encoding GyrI-like domain-containing protein, with protein sequence MPINKTDVYRQRFNKVFDYIDQHLDDPLLLEQLSDVAHFSPYHFHRQFTGYCGIAPGRYIQLMRLKRASYRLAFNPSEKIIDIALDAGFQHAESFSRAFKQMFAMTPSEFRRQPAWVSWHQRMPPLQTKRREAMPVTIINFPATRVAMLSHYGQPERIMETAARFIAWRKATGLSPIASSQTFGIAPHDPVTTPAETFRFDICGSVAEPIPEDNAFGVVNATIPAGRCALLRHHGSHDAIAESARSLYSDWLPARGEELRDFPLFFHYQNFIHDVPEHQLITDIYLPLK encoded by the coding sequence ATGCCCATCAATAAAACGGATGTCTATCGCCAGCGCTTCAACAAGGTGTTTGATTATATCGATCAACACCTTGACGATCCGCTGCTGCTGGAGCAACTGAGCGACGTCGCCCATTTTTCGCCTTACCACTTTCACCGGCAATTTACCGGTTACTGTGGCATTGCGCCGGGGCGCTACATTCAGCTGATGCGCCTGAAACGCGCATCCTATCGGCTGGCATTCAATCCGTCTGAGAAAATTATCGATATTGCGCTGGATGCAGGTTTTCAGCATGCGGAGTCATTCAGTCGCGCGTTCAAACAGATGTTTGCAATGACGCCGAGTGAATTTCGTCGCCAGCCTGCCTGGGTTAGCTGGCACCAGCGTATGCCACCGCTACAGACCAAACGGAGAGAAGCCATGCCGGTCACTATCATCAATTTTCCCGCCACCAGAGTGGCGATGCTGTCACATTACGGCCAGCCAGAACGCATTATGGAGACGGCGGCGCGTTTTATCGCGTGGCGCAAAGCCACCGGGTTATCACCGATTGCCAGCAGCCAGACGTTTGGTATTGCACCGCACGACCCGGTTACCACGCCAGCGGAAACGTTCCGTTTTGATATCTGTGGTTCGGTAGCCGAACCGATCCCGGAAGATAATGCGTTTGGTGTGGTCAACGCGACTATCCCTGCGGGCCGCTGTGCATTGCTGCGTCATCACGGTTCGCACGATGCCATCGCCGAAAGTGCGCGCAGTTTATATAGCGACTGGCTGCCAGCCAGGGGTGAGGAGCTGCGAGACTTTCCATTGTTCTTTCATTATCAGAACTTTATTCACGATGTTCCTGAACACCAACTGATCACTGACATCTATCTGCCATTGAAATAG
- a CDS encoding DUF1493 family protein yields MSDDIEQRIYELVRRYDGVYLFKQKMLSPQIDIDSDLNFDDDEAAALMEEFFAEFNVARGPFSIDTYYPPEPSLGAILNPFNKRQVPVVPDFTLGMLIESARAGRWLYE; encoded by the coding sequence ATGTCAGATGATATCGAGCAGCGCATCTATGAACTTGTCCGTCGTTATGATGGCGTATACCTGTTTAAGCAAAAAATGTTGTCGCCACAAATTGATATCGATAGCGATCTCAATTTTGACGACGACGAGGCCGCCGCACTGATGGAGGAGTTTTTTGCCGAATTCAACGTCGCGCGTGGCCCGTTTAGTATCGACACCTACTACCCGCCCGAACCCTCCCTCGGCGCGATCCTGAACCCGTTTAATAAACGTCAGGTGCCGGTGGTACCGGATTTTACCCTGGGCATGCTGATTGAATCGGCCAGGGCAGGGCGTTGGCTGTATGAATAA
- a CDS encoding NAD(P)H-dependent oxidoreductase translates to MNVLIVFAHPETHSLNGSLKTFSVRHLENAGHQVQVSDLYAMNWKAQLDAADTLAPLVGEHFHASLDSRFAYEHQQQAADIAAEQEKLRWADVVIFQFPLWWFSMPAIMKGWFDRVYACGFAYGVGEHNEKHWGERYGAGSLAGKRAMLVVTTGGWESHYSPRGINGPIDDLLFPIQHGMLFYPGFSVLPPVVLYQVQKSAEARFASWCDTLATRLDTLATGEPIAFRQQNGGDYVIPALTLKEELAPGESGFGVHQQR, encoded by the coding sequence ATGAATGTATTGATTGTCTTCGCTCACCCGGAAACCCATTCCCTGAATGGATCGTTAAAAACGTTCAGCGTCCGTCATTTGGAAAATGCCGGACATCAGGTGCAGGTGTCTGATCTCTATGCCATGAACTGGAAAGCGCAACTGGATGCCGCCGATACTCTGGCTCCGCTGGTGGGTGAACATTTTCACGCTTCACTGGATTCACGGTTCGCCTATGAACACCAACAACAAGCCGCAGATATTGCTGCCGAACAGGAGAAACTGCGCTGGGCCGATGTCGTCATTTTCCAGTTTCCGCTGTGGTGGTTCTCCATGCCGGCCATCATGAAAGGCTGGTTCGATCGCGTGTATGCCTGTGGCTTCGCCTATGGCGTGGGCGAGCATAACGAAAAACATTGGGGAGAACGCTACGGCGCAGGCAGCCTGGCGGGCAAACGGGCGATGCTGGTAGTCACCACCGGCGGCTGGGAATCACATTACAGCCCGCGCGGCATCAATGGTCCTATCGACGACCTGTTGTTTCCCATCCAGCATGGCATGCTGTTCTATCCGGGCTTTAGCGTGCTGCCACCGGTGGTGTTGTATCAGGTACAGAAATCGGCAGAAGCCCGTTTCGCCAGTTGGTGTGACACGCTAGCCACCCGGCTGGATACCCTGGCGACTGGCGAACCGATTGCTTTTCGCCAGCAAAATGGGGGCGATTATGTGATTCCGGCCCTGACGCTGAAGGAGGAGCTGGCACCAGGGGAAAGCGGGTTTGGCGTGCATCAGCAACGCTAA
- a CDS encoding LysR family transcriptional regulator, producing MNISTLDLNLLLTLDVLLAELNVTRAAQRLNLSQPSVSAQLARLRSIFNDPLLLPGPRGMLPTSRADALREPLRLALESLQQAVAPPQGFDPAQANLTWRIAATDYMSSAIMLPVIGKLRLTAPDCRVAVFGLNPPRVAQQLEKAELDLIFHTGDHAPETLHQRKLFSERYMLAGRIGHPHLHPGLTLDTFCQLEHLIVSPDGGGFSAATDSALAKIGRQRRVVLSVPHFLFMLEVLASSDLVAVLPERLVRRSTQLQVIEPPLDVPGFDILMMWHERVQRDPAHQWLRQQILAEV from the coding sequence GTGAATATCTCAACCCTGGATTTAAATTTGTTGCTCACGCTGGATGTCCTGCTGGCAGAACTGAATGTGACGCGAGCGGCGCAGCGCCTGAATTTGTCGCAGCCCTCCGTTAGCGCTCAGCTGGCACGGTTACGCAGCATCTTTAACGATCCGCTGCTGCTGCCCGGCCCGCGTGGCATGTTGCCGACGTCGCGGGCGGACGCATTGCGCGAGCCGCTCCGGCTGGCGCTGGAGTCGCTGCAACAGGCGGTTGCACCTCCGCAGGGGTTTGATCCCGCACAGGCAAATCTGACCTGGCGCATTGCCGCCACCGATTATATGTCCTCGGCGATCATGTTGCCGGTCATCGGTAAACTGCGTCTTACCGCACCGGATTGCCGTGTGGCGGTGTTTGGCCTCAATCCACCGCGGGTGGCACAGCAACTGGAGAAAGCCGAGCTGGATTTGATTTTCCATACCGGCGATCACGCCCCGGAAACGCTGCATCAACGCAAATTGTTCTCCGAGCGCTATATGCTGGCCGGACGGATCGGCCATCCTCATTTACATCCGGGTCTGACGCTGGATACGTTCTGTCAGCTGGAACATCTCATCGTCTCGCCGGACGGTGGCGGATTCAGCGCCGCCACCGATAGCGCGCTGGCAAAAATTGGCCGCCAGCGCCGCGTGGTGCTATCGGTGCCACATTTCCTTTTTATGTTGGAGGTGCTGGCGAGCAGCGATTTAGTCGCGGTGCTACCGGAGCGGCTAGTACGCCGCTCAACGCAGTTGCAGGTTATTGAGCCGCCGCTTGATGTGCCGGGGTTTGATATTTTAATGATGTGGCACGAACGTGTGCAGCGCGATCCGGCCCATCAGTGGTTGCGCCAACAGATTCTTGCCGAGGTTTAG
- a CDS encoding DUF1176 domain-containing protein, with product MTSRNLLALVLFASMAAPLWADDSGISFSHKDWELACDNTLTCRAAGYSTEEGAGGSVLLTRQAGENTVVSGEVVLADAMDEDPKPVAELSLWIDDTALGALQKADNDEWRLTEAQTQAVIRAVKGNGTVEFRGGEEPFELSDNGAFATLLKMDDAQGRTGTPGALVRKGDKPESSVMVAVAAPVIQQVKVIQAQPRPLTAQELSSVKPQLIDSLTDDDSCDNLQPSDDQPEEGAEPITLTPVDKSHVLISALCWRGAYNEGYGYWLMDKRLQQKPELITDSGSDYHDGVISLAQKGRGIGDCWSTAAWVWDGKDFQQSSEATTGMCRAIRAGGPWQLPTLVTNVKPAR from the coding sequence ATGACATCCCGAAACCTGCTGGCGCTTGTGCTGTTTGCCAGCATGGCCGCGCCGCTGTGGGCAGATGACAGCGGTATTTCCTTCAGCCATAAGGACTGGGAGCTGGCGTGTGATAACACGCTGACCTGCCGTGCGGCAGGCTATAGCACCGAAGAAGGGGCAGGCGGTTCGGTATTGCTGACACGCCAGGCCGGTGAGAACACCGTCGTGAGTGGCGAGGTGGTCCTGGCCGATGCGATGGATGAAGACCCCAAACCCGTGGCGGAGCTGTCGCTCTGGATAGATGACACCGCATTGGGGGCGTTGCAGAAAGCCGATAACGACGAATGGCGTTTAACCGAGGCCCAGACGCAGGCGGTGATCCGTGCAGTGAAAGGAAATGGCACGGTCGAGTTTCGTGGTGGTGAAGAACCCTTCGAACTGTCAGATAACGGTGCCTTCGCCACGTTATTAAAAATGGACGATGCGCAAGGGCGCACCGGTACGCCAGGCGCGTTGGTCAGAAAAGGGGATAAGCCGGAAAGCAGCGTGATGGTTGCGGTCGCCGCTCCGGTGATCCAGCAGGTCAAGGTTATCCAGGCCCAGCCACGTCCGTTAACCGCGCAGGAGTTGTCATCGGTTAAACCACAGCTGATCGACTCGCTAACGGATGATGACAGCTGCGATAATCTGCAACCGTCCGACGATCAGCCGGAGGAAGGGGCTGAGCCCATCACCCTGACGCCGGTGGATAAAAGCCACGTGCTGATTTCTGCGCTGTGCTGGCGCGGTGCCTATAACGAAGGTTATGGCTACTGGCTGATGGATAAGCGCTTGCAGCAGAAACCCGAACTGATCACCGATTCCGGCTCTGACTACCACGACGGCGTGATTTCATTGGCACAGAAAGGGCGCGGCATTGGCGATTGCTGGAGCACTGCGGCCTGGGTATGGGATGGCAAAGACTTCCAGCAAAGTAGTGAGGCAACGACCGGGATGTGTCGTGCGATTCGTGCAGGTGGGCCATGGCAATTGCCCACCCTGGTGACGAATGTGAAACCGGCGCGATGA
- a CDS encoding YecA family protein codes for MNQGPLTEKELNWLEDMLEKYGNEHSVVDVAELDGMLTALLSGPNDIEPSEWLVAMWGGQKYIPKWSNEREMDRFMTLTFQHMNDIAERLSEFPDQFDPLFGTQEMEGQEFTVVEEWCFGYMRGVALDDWSALPEAQQPALDTIALHGREENFAQLEDFTPEQFEASIEAIRPAALQLHDFWQEQRLSQPEPAPQVPYFAAEKIGRNDPCPCGSGKKYKQCCMK; via the coding sequence ATGAACCAGGGCCCGTTAACCGAAAAAGAGCTGAACTGGCTTGAAGATATGCTGGAGAAATACGGCAATGAGCACTCCGTGGTGGATGTTGCTGAACTGGATGGCATGCTGACCGCACTGCTTTCCGGCCCCAATGACATCGAACCGAGCGAATGGCTGGTGGCGATGTGGGGAGGGCAAAAATACATTCCAAAGTGGTCGAACGAACGCGAAATGGATCGCTTTATGACCTTGACCTTCCAGCATATGAACGATATCGCCGAGCGTCTCAGTGAATTCCCGGACCAGTTTGATCCCCTGTTTGGCACCCAGGAGATGGAAGGCCAGGAGTTTACCGTGGTGGAAGAGTGGTGCTTTGGCTACATGCGCGGCGTGGCGCTGGATGACTGGTCAGCCCTGCCGGAAGCCCAACAACCGGCACTCGATACCATTGCCCTACACGGCCGTGAAGAGAATTTTGCCCAACTGGAGGACTTCACCCCGGAACAGTTTGAAGCCAGCATCGAAGCCATTCGCCCGGCGGCATTGCAACTGCATGATTTCTGGCAGGAACAGCGCCTGTCGCAACCGGAGCCTGCACCCCAGGTGCCTTATTTTGCCGCTGAGAAGATTGGACGCAATGATCCCTGCCCGTGCGGCAGCGGCAAAAAGTACAAGCAGTGCTGCATGAAATAA
- a CDS encoding isopenicillin N synthase family oxygenase: MSASTLPVLDLALLELPTAEQAEHLTELRETARDVGFFYLVNHGINAQLLQNVQSITRAFFALPQAEKQRVSMIHSPHFRGYNLAGVEYTREQRDQREQFDIGAERAALTLLPGDPAWKRLQGPNLWPEALPQLRPVIHAWQQAMTGVALRLLRAFARSLSLPAEAFDALYGTHPNEHVKLIRYPGQAAHESQQGVGAHKDSGFLTFLLQDEQRGLQVEVTPNNWVDALPKPGAFVVNIGELLELATNGYLRATVHRVISPPAGTERISIAFFLGAQLDAQVPLYQLPEPLAAEALGPTSDPANPLIRDVGWNYLKGRLRSHRDVAQRYYADALTTVKS; encoded by the coding sequence ATGAGCGCCAGCACATTACCGGTACTGGATTTAGCGCTGCTGGAGCTGCCTACAGCGGAGCAGGCGGAACATCTCACGGAACTACGGGAAACGGCGCGTGATGTCGGTTTTTTCTACCTCGTGAACCACGGCATTAATGCGCAATTGCTGCAAAATGTGCAGAGCATCACCCGCGCGTTTTTCGCCTTACCGCAGGCAGAAAAACAACGCGTATCAATGATCCATTCCCCGCATTTCCGCGGTTATAACCTTGCCGGAGTGGAATATACCCGTGAGCAACGTGACCAGCGTGAACAGTTTGATATCGGGGCTGAACGTGCCGCATTAACGCTATTACCGGGCGATCCCGCCTGGAAGCGATTGCAGGGTCCCAATCTGTGGCCAGAAGCCTTACCCCAGCTGCGTCCGGTCATCCATGCCTGGCAGCAGGCGATGACCGGTGTGGCGCTGCGTCTGTTGCGTGCCTTTGCCCGATCGTTGTCTCTGCCAGCCGAGGCATTTGATGCCTTGTACGGCACCCACCCGAATGAACATGTGAAGTTGATTCGCTACCCCGGCCAGGCTGCGCATGAGAGCCAGCAGGGGGTCGGGGCGCATAAAGATTCGGGCTTCCTCACCTTTTTGTTGCAGGACGAGCAGCGAGGATTACAAGTGGAGGTCACCCCAAACAATTGGGTTGATGCGTTGCCGAAACCGGGTGCTTTTGTGGTGAATATTGGCGAACTGCTGGAGCTGGCGACCAACGGCTATCTGCGCGCCACCGTTCACCGCGTGATCTCACCGCCCGCAGGCACAGAGCGTATCTCCATCGCCTTTTTCCTTGGCGCGCAGCTTGATGCGCAGGTGCCGCTGTATCAATTGCCGGAGCCGTTGGCGGCTGAAGCGCTGGGCCCGACCAGCGATCCGGCAAATCCACTGATTCGTGATGTTGGCTGGAATTACCTGAAAGGACGTTTGCGATCGCATCGTGACGTGGCTCAGCGTTATTACGCCGACGCACTTACTACCGTTAAATCATAA
- a CDS encoding MetQ/NlpA family ABC transporter substrate-binding protein encodes MRKKVIATLALLSLVSSYASAAALRVAADPVPHSEILNQIKQTDKKLDLQVIELNGNLNANELLARGDVDANYFQHVPYLRDQEKALGEKFAVVATVHIEPLGIYSHKIKSLNDVPDGAQVAVPNNVTNLSRALYLLQANGLLKLKSGSAGSLVTRADISENPHHLKIIEIEAPQLPRALDDATLAIINGNYALQAGLVPSKDALGLEQAKGNPYANVLVTTPQLAHDPRILELAKDLESKQTAEFINQQYKGSVIPVHQ; translated from the coding sequence ATGCGTAAAAAGGTGATAGCGACGCTGGCTTTATTGTCTCTGGTGAGCAGTTATGCTTCGGCGGCCGCACTGCGTGTGGCGGCTGATCCGGTGCCGCACAGCGAAATTCTTAACCAGATCAAACAGACAGATAAAAAGCTCGATTTACAGGTGATTGAGCTGAACGGCAACCTCAACGCCAACGAACTGCTGGCGCGTGGGGATGTCGATGCCAACTATTTCCAGCACGTGCCTTACCTGCGCGATCAGGAAAAAGCGCTCGGGGAAAAGTTTGCCGTTGTAGCGACGGTCCATATTGAGCCGTTAGGGATTTATTCCCACAAAATCAAATCACTGAACGATGTGCCTGATGGGGCGCAGGTGGCTGTGCCGAACAACGTCACCAATCTAAGCCGGGCGCTGTATCTGTTGCAGGCTAACGGATTACTGAAACTGAAAAGCGGCAGCGCCGGTTCACTGGTAACCCGCGCGGATATCAGTGAAAACCCGCATCATCTGAAGATTATTGAAATTGAGGCCCCCCAGTTACCGCGCGCGCTGGATGATGCCACCCTGGCGATCATCAACGGTAACTACGCGTTGCAGGCGGGCCTGGTGCCGTCAAAGGATGCGTTAGGGCTGGAACAGGCGAAAGGCAACCCGTATGCCAACGTACTGGTGACCACACCGCAGCTGGCACACGACCCACGCATTCTGGAGCTGGCGAAAGATCTTGAGTCAAAACAAACGGCTGAATTTATCAATCAGCAATACAAAGGATCGGTGATTCCGGTGCATCAATAA
- a CDS encoding RcnB family protein, whose protein sequence is MRRTHAVLLSAGLFLGSLTLTPAALAEGEQTDNVPPPPQVEQTTPDAQAQTPASVAPAQPQDNAAQPAAPNNYDLTTIVIDYKEYKVGDVVPDQYRGKSYIIGEWQPRHLPAPQDNTHWAYINANYILITNDTGKIVMAKSGDIFFKG, encoded by the coding sequence ATGCGCAGGACTCACGCCGTACTTCTTTCTGCAGGACTTTTTCTGGGCTCGTTAACCCTGACGCCCGCCGCGCTGGCCGAAGGCGAGCAAACTGATAACGTGCCGCCACCGCCGCAGGTTGAGCAAACCACACCGGACGCGCAGGCCCAGACTCCGGCTAGCGTCGCACCCGCGCAGCCGCAGGATAACGCCGCACAGCCAGCCGCACCGAACAATTACGATCTCACCACCATTGTTATCGACTACAAAGAATACAAAGTCGGGGATGTTGTGCCGGATCAATATCGTGGCAAATCCTACATCATTGGTGAATGGCAACCGCGCCATCTGCCAGCACCGCAGGACAACACCCACTGGGCGTATATCAACGCAAACTACATCCTGATCACCAATGACACCGGCAAAATCGTGATGGCAAAATCCGGTGACATCTTCTTCAAAGGTTAA
- a CDS encoding PLP-dependent aminotransferase family protein translates to MNDFDLSTLLLAPLATDHALTLQQQLFQRIRQAILTGKLPAGTRLPATRQLALELQVSRNTVIAVWTQLQAEGFLVSDRQGSRVTPVAQLPEHLALAPHDGELRLATRVALLSSSHRALSQEMALRPGIPALSHFPLSQWRRAFNHVMQHQPQQLLGYGDPLGERTLREALAQHLALARGVRCTPEQIVITEGAQQALSLCVMLLSNPGETGWVEEPGYRGAKAAMRAGDMHIHPIAVDAQGLAPQPQDWQQYPPRLIYTTPTHQYPTGVVMSAPRRLALLAAAREHQAWIIEDDYDSDFRYSGEPIAAMQGMAAQAPVIYVSSFSKTLFPALRLGFMVLPPQLLPRLRPALHELLRGGNRPEQQALANFLRNGDFSRHLSKMRRLYRQRQATLRSALHQQLGEQVSLLGGECGMHLVLQLPSAIPDVALVDQLIQAGYAPGALSGFYLGEEKQQGLVLGYGNTSTSQIGNAVTQLARLINL, encoded by the coding sequence ATGAACGACTTCGACCTCAGCACCTTGCTACTGGCACCACTGGCAACCGACCATGCTTTGACCTTACAGCAGCAACTGTTCCAGCGTATCCGCCAGGCGATTCTGACCGGCAAACTCCCCGCAGGCACCCGACTGCCTGCCACGCGCCAATTGGCGCTTGAACTTCAGGTTTCACGTAATACGGTGATCGCCGTCTGGACACAGTTACAGGCGGAAGGATTTCTGGTGAGCGATCGCCAGGGCAGCCGCGTTACCCCGGTTGCACAGCTACCTGAACACCTCGCTCTGGCACCACATGACGGCGAACTGCGACTGGCAACGCGCGTGGCACTGCTCAGCTCGTCACACCGTGCACTCAGCCAGGAGATGGCGCTGAGGCCCGGCATCCCGGCGCTGTCGCACTTTCCACTCAGCCAATGGCGGCGTGCCTTTAATCATGTGATGCAGCATCAACCCCAACAGCTGCTGGGCTACGGCGATCCACTTGGCGAACGAACGCTGCGCGAGGCTCTGGCCCAGCATCTCGCGCTGGCGCGTGGTGTGCGCTGTACCCCTGAGCAGATTGTCATTACCGAAGGCGCGCAACAGGCGCTGTCATTATGTGTGATGTTGCTCAGCAATCCGGGGGAGACGGGCTGGGTGGAGGAACCTGGCTATCGCGGTGCCAAAGCCGCGATGCGTGCCGGGGATATGCATATCCATCCCATCGCCGTCGACGCACAAGGACTGGCACCCCAGCCACAAGACTGGCAGCAATATCCGCCACGCCTGATCTACACAACGCCGACGCATCAGTATCCCACTGGCGTGGTGATGAGCGCACCACGCCGCCTGGCGCTGTTAGCGGCCGCGCGGGAGCATCAGGCGTGGATCATTGAAGACGATTACGACAGCGATTTCCGCTACAGCGGTGAACCCATCGCAGCGATGCAGGGTATGGCAGCGCAAGCACCGGTGATTTACGTCAGTTCATTTAGCAAGACCCTGTTTCCTGCGTTACGTCTGGGTTTTATGGTGTTGCCACCGCAACTGCTGCCTCGATTACGTCCGGCGCTGCACGAATTGCTGCGCGGCGGCAACCGCCCGGAGCAGCAGGCGCTGGCAAATTTTCTTCGCAATGGCGATTTCAGCCGCCATCTGAGCAAAATGCGCCGTCTTTACCGACAACGCCAGGCCACCCTGCGCAGTGCATTACATCAACAATTGGGCGAACAGGTGTCATTACTCGGAGGGGAGTGTGGCATGCATCTGGTGTTACAGCTTCCATCCGCAATACCGGATGTCGCGTTGGTCGATCAACTCATTCAGGCCGGTTACGCACCCGGTGCGTTGTCAGGGTTTTATTTGGGCGAGGAGAAACAACAAGGGCTGGTGCTGGGATACGGCAATACCAGCACCAGTCAGATCGGCAATGCAGTGACGCAGTTAGCGCGCCTGATTAACCTTTGA